A part of Rhodamnia argentea isolate NSW1041297 chromosome 8, ASM2092103v1, whole genome shotgun sequence genomic DNA contains:
- the LOC115738076 gene encoding biotin carboxyl carrier protein of acetyl-CoA carboxylase-like, with the protein MLLSMASCSLGALNVKIAHLNSGRLKIGESRLSYGRTWIALKTPKYAGLTVRQRLDKIYPVCCHPSCGSPSATSLSDASEDSKPSSLTSQLTPNSSEVESLLTDICETSITEFELKLNGFRLYVARDVTGGHKSLPPLSPAPAPVYTNFEATDKNGSLSKPSLAISKALTSSDGGPSLLDKAADVGLVILQSPRVGFFRRSRTIKGKRAPPACKEKQIVKEGQVVCYIEQLGGELPLESDVSGEVVKILREDGDPVGYGDALISILPSFPGIKMLQ; encoded by the exons ATGCTACTGTCAATGGCTTCtt GTAGCTTAGGAGCTTTAAATGTTAAAATAGCTCACTTGAACTCTGGTAGACTGAAAATTGGTGAATCACGTCTCTCGTACGGTAGAACTTGGATAGCGTTGAAAACACCGAAGTATGCAGGTTTGACCGTACGTCAGCGGTTGGATAAAATATACCCTGTTTGCTGTCATCCATCTTGTGGAAGTCCGT CTGCTACGAGTCTGTCAGATGCTTCTGAAGATTCAAAACCATCCAGTTTAACAAGCCAGCTCACACCAAATTCATCTGAG GTTGAATCCCTGCTCACAGATATATGCGAGACATCAATCACAGAATTTGAATTGAAG CTTAATGGATTTCGGCTATACGTGGCAAGGGATGTAACTGGAGGACATAAATCTCTTCCTCCACTTTCCCCAGCCCCAGCACCTGTCTATACAAATTTTGAGGCGACTGATAAAAATGGTTCACTTTCAAAACCATCTTTAGCCATCTCCAAAGCACTAACTTCTTCAGATGGAGGGCCAAGTTTGCTCGATAAAGCAGCTGATGTAGGCCTCGTGATACTCCAGTCTCCAAGG GTGGGATTTTTTCGGAGATCTCGAACCATCAAGGGGAAGCGTGCCCCACCTGCATGCAAAGAG AAGCAAATAGTGAAGGAGGGTCAAGTAGTTTGCTACATCGAACAGCTTGGTGGAGAACTCCCACTTGAG TCTGATGTATCGGGAGAGGTTGTCAAGATCCTGCGAGAGGATGGTG ATCCGGTTGGATATGGTGATGCCCTCATCTccattcttccttcttttcctggAATCAAGATGCTGCAGTAG
- the LOC115738100 gene encoding probable polygalacturonase At1g80170 isoform X1: MRRRKTHFSRGPFILHVNVLLFVCSNFVLAGRFDSLLRLPRSGSITSRPKSKIVLSVDDHGARGDGMSDDTAAVGNVWKLACSRSAPARILLSSGKTYLFHSIDFAGPCRSKVTLEIAGSIVAPKDPEAWEGLNPHKWIYFHGVKHLTVEGGGKIDGMGWEWWGRSCKTNATNPCHPAPTAVIFHRCKDLIVRNLRVINSQQMHVAFTNSLRVKASYLRVTAPAASPNTDGIHISASRDVQIEDCIVRTGDDCISIVSNSSWITIRNIICGPGHGISIGSLGKSKSWAEVHDVVVHGALVSNTENGLRIKTWQGGGGSVTNVIFQNAWMENVSHPIIIDQYYCDSFQTCPNQTSAVKVGNISFLGIKGTSTTEKAMIFACSDDAPCEGLYLEDIHLVSHAGGTTRSFCWQAYGSVSGLVYPPPCFSFEDKDSFIKQKAQYGSENVHSF, from the exons ATGAGGAGACGAAAAACACATTTTTCTCGGggacccttcattcttcacgtAAATGTTCTCTTGTTTGTCTGCTCAAACTTCGTTCTTGCCGGGAGATTCGATTCTCTGCTGCGACTACCGCGTTCTGGGTCTATCACGAGCCGGCCCAAATCCAAAATTGTTCTGTCGGTCGACGATCATGGTGCTAGAGGAGATGGTATGAGCGATGATACCGCG GCTGTTGGAAATGTATGGAAGTTAGCTTGCTCCCGTTCTGCCCCAGCTAGAATTCTTCTGTCATCTGGAAAGACTTACTTGTTTCACTCAATTGATTTTGCTGGACCTTGTCGATCGAAGGTCACCCTAGAG ATTGCAGGCAGCATTGTTGCTCCCAAAGATCCTGAAGCCTGGGAAGGATTAAATCCTCATAAATGGATATATTTCCATGGAGTGAAGCACCTTACTGTGGAAGGAGGGGGCAAAATCGATGGAATGGGGTGGGAATGGTGGGGTCGGTCTTGCAAGACAAATGCGActaat CCATGTCATCCTGCTCCAACG GCTGTCATTTTCCATAGATGCAAGGATTTGATTGTGAGGAACCTCAGGGTGATCAACAGTCAGCAGATGCATGTAGCATTTACCAATTCCCTACGGGTTAAAGCATCATACCTCAGAGTGACAGCCCCTGCTGCGAGCCCTAATACTGATGGAATCCATATAAGTGCTTCCCGTGATGTTCAGATCGAGGATTGCATTGTTAGAACAG GTGATGACTGCATCTCTATAGTCAGCAATTCTTCATGGATTACAATCAGAAACATTATCTGTGGGCCAGGACATGGTATTAG TATTGGTAGCTTGGGGAAATCGAAATCTTGGGCAGAGGTTCATGATGTAGTTGTTCACGGAGCGCTTGTGTCCAACACTGAAAATGGTTTGAGGATTAAAACGTGGCAG GGAGGCGGTGGCTCTGTCACCAATGTGATTTTCCAGAATGCGTGGATGGAAAATGTATCACATCCTATAATCATAGATCAGTATTACTGCGATTCTTTTCAGACTTGTCCCAATCAG ACATCGGCTGTTAAAGTGGGAAATATATCATTCTTGGGGATCAAAGGGACATCAACTACTGAGAAAGCTATGATATTTGCCTGCAGCGACGATGCTCCATGTGAAGGGCTATATTTAGAAGACATACATCTTGTTTCCCATGCTGGTGGTACTACAAGATCCTTCTGTTGGCAAGCATACGGCTCTGTGTCCGGTCTAGTATATCCTCCTCCTTGCTTCTCATTTGAAGACAAAGACAGCTTCATTAAACAGAAAGCTCAGTATGGCTCTGAAAATGTTCATTCCTTCTGA
- the LOC115738074 gene encoding aspartate racemase: MFDRGLTASFPTLNYPARPFGFVSTHGALYRRRSNPDLAVPPSSVLLPTEESDNLPELRKNQNSNLASASCGSSASVLSQADSVGIIGGVSVESTLDFVRKLVNWSSKVGENCLPFVLCSDPVLHQELLSHERSSFPSISRKSEVSEMDHKLIVDNLRQKRVFLEKSGARCIVMPCHISHSWHDDISHGCSVSFLNMAECVAKELSEVKMKPLEAGSPLRIGVLATSAILEAGFYQEKLENEGFEVVLPDKATMEHTIVPAIEASNREDMEGARNLLRIALQVLLVRAVNTVVLASDDLRGILPQDDPLLKKCIDPIDALAKSTIKWAKAVERRS, translated from the exons ATGTTTGACAGAGGCCTCACTGCGTCTTTCCCCACATTGAATTACCCGGCTCGGCCATTCGGGTTTGTTAGTACGCACGGAGCACTGTATAGGAGAAGATCAAATCCAGATTTAGCTGTACCACCATCTTCCGTTCTTTTACCAACTGAAGAGAGTGATAATTTGCCAGAACTACGGAAGAACCAAAATTCAAACTTAGCTTCAGCGAGTTGTGGTTCTTCGGCTTCAGTGCTCAGTCAAGCAGATTCGGTGGGCATAATTGGAGGAGTATCTGTTGAATCAACCCTGGACTTTGTGAGAAAGCTAGTGAATTGGAGTTCAAAAGTCGGAGAAAATTGCCTTCCTTTTGTGCTTTGTTCTGACCCGGTTTTGCATCAGGAACTGTTATCACACGAAAGAAGTTCATTTCCTTCAATAAGCCGCAAAAGTGAAGTTTCCGAGATGGACCATAAACTGATTGTGGACAACCTGCGCCAGAAGCGGGTCTTTCTTGAGAAATCTGGAGCTCGATGCATTGTAATGCCTTGTCATATTTCGCATTCTTGGCATGATGACATAAGTCATGGATGTTCTGTCTCCTTCCTTAACATGGCTGAGTGTGTTGCTAAAGAGCTTAGCGAAGTGAAAATGAAGCCACTTGAAGCTGGAAGCCCGCTTCGGATTGGTGTGCTGGCAACAAGTGCAATTCTAGAGGCAGGATTTTATCAGGAAAAACTGGAGAATGAG GGATTTGAGGTAGTGTTGCCAGATAAAGCAACAATGGAGCACACTATAGTTCCCGCAATTGAAGCATCGAACAGAGAGGACATGGAAGGGGCGAGAAATCTTTTGAGGATCGCCCTTCAGGTTCTCCTAGTAAGGGCGGTGAACACTGTGGTCCTCGCGTCCGATGACCTGCGAGGCATTTTGCCTCAAGATGATCCTCTTCTTAAGAAATGCATAGACCCCATCGACGCATTGGCCAAGTCAACTATCAAGTGGGCAAAAGCCGTTGAAAGACGTTCTTAA
- the LOC115738112 gene encoding uncharacterized protein At1g15400-like gives MDQMGLKRSEVSFRRQGSSGLVWDDRFLSGELNKIVKQHEQEQEQDRDNKLRRDQDDRDATRPPKISVTPALERSQSNGGGGGGGGRGYRASTGRVSPAVEPPSPRLSACGFCSAFRKPPANAHHNKTRKHANKNGKRKTR, from the coding sequence aTGGACCAGATGGGTTTGAAGAGATCTGAGGTATCGTTCAGGAGGCAAGGATCGTCGGGGCTTGTTTGGGACGACAGGTTCCTGTCGGGCGAGCTGAACAAGATCGTGAAGCAACACgagcaagagcaagagcaagaCAGAGACAACAAGCTCCGCCGCGACCAGGACGACAGGGACGCCACCCGGCCACCAAAGATCAGCGTGACCCCAGCTCTGGAGAGGAGCCAGTCcaacggcggcggcgggggaggCGGAGGACGAGGCTACCGCGCCTCCACCGGGAGGGTGTCCCCGGCGGTGGAGCCGCCGTCCCCGAGGTTATCCGCGTGCGGGTTCTGCAGCGCTTTCAGAAAGCCGCCTGCTAATGCTCATCACAACAAGACCAGGAAGCACGCTAACAAGAACGGCAAGCGTAAGACCAGATGA
- the LOC115738100 gene encoding probable polygalacturonase At1g80170 isoform X2, which produces MPEQIAKFDSLLRLPRSGSITSRPKSKIVLSVDDHGARGDGMSDDTAAVGNVWKLACSRSAPARILLSSGKTYLFHSIDFAGPCRSKVTLEIAGSIVAPKDPEAWEGLNPHKWIYFHGVKHLTVEGGGKIDGMGWEWWGRSCKTNATNPCHPAPTAVIFHRCKDLIVRNLRVINSQQMHVAFTNSLRVKASYLRVTAPAASPNTDGIHISASRDVQIEDCIVRTGDDCISIVSNSSWITIRNIICGPGHGISIGSLGKSKSWAEVHDVVVHGALVSNTENGLRIKTWQGGGGSVTNVIFQNAWMENVSHPIIIDQYYCDSFQTCPNQTSAVKVGNISFLGIKGTSTTEKAMIFACSDDAPCEGLYLEDIHLVSHAGGTTRSFCWQAYGSVSGLVYPPPCFSFEDKDSFIKQKAQYGSENVHSF; this is translated from the exons ATGCCTGAACAAATCGCAAA ATTCGATTCTCTGCTGCGACTACCGCGTTCTGGGTCTATCACGAGCCGGCCCAAATCCAAAATTGTTCTGTCGGTCGACGATCATGGTGCTAGAGGAGATGGTATGAGCGATGATACCGCG GCTGTTGGAAATGTATGGAAGTTAGCTTGCTCCCGTTCTGCCCCAGCTAGAATTCTTCTGTCATCTGGAAAGACTTACTTGTTTCACTCAATTGATTTTGCTGGACCTTGTCGATCGAAGGTCACCCTAGAG ATTGCAGGCAGCATTGTTGCTCCCAAAGATCCTGAAGCCTGGGAAGGATTAAATCCTCATAAATGGATATATTTCCATGGAGTGAAGCACCTTACTGTGGAAGGAGGGGGCAAAATCGATGGAATGGGGTGGGAATGGTGGGGTCGGTCTTGCAAGACAAATGCGActaat CCATGTCATCCTGCTCCAACG GCTGTCATTTTCCATAGATGCAAGGATTTGATTGTGAGGAACCTCAGGGTGATCAACAGTCAGCAGATGCATGTAGCATTTACCAATTCCCTACGGGTTAAAGCATCATACCTCAGAGTGACAGCCCCTGCTGCGAGCCCTAATACTGATGGAATCCATATAAGTGCTTCCCGTGATGTTCAGATCGAGGATTGCATTGTTAGAACAG GTGATGACTGCATCTCTATAGTCAGCAATTCTTCATGGATTACAATCAGAAACATTATCTGTGGGCCAGGACATGGTATTAG TATTGGTAGCTTGGGGAAATCGAAATCTTGGGCAGAGGTTCATGATGTAGTTGTTCACGGAGCGCTTGTGTCCAACACTGAAAATGGTTTGAGGATTAAAACGTGGCAG GGAGGCGGTGGCTCTGTCACCAATGTGATTTTCCAGAATGCGTGGATGGAAAATGTATCACATCCTATAATCATAGATCAGTATTACTGCGATTCTTTTCAGACTTGTCCCAATCAG ACATCGGCTGTTAAAGTGGGAAATATATCATTCTTGGGGATCAAAGGGACATCAACTACTGAGAAAGCTATGATATTTGCCTGCAGCGACGATGCTCCATGTGAAGGGCTATATTTAGAAGACATACATCTTGTTTCCCATGCTGGTGGTACTACAAGATCCTTCTGTTGGCAAGCATACGGCTCTGTGTCCGGTCTAGTATATCCTCCTCCTTGCTTCTCATTTGAAGACAAAGACAGCTTCATTAAACAGAAAGCTCAGTATGGCTCTGAAAATGTTCATTCCTTCTGA
- the LOC115738100 gene encoding probable polygalacturonase At1g80170 isoform X3: MRRRKTHFSRGPFILHVNVLLFVCSNFVLAGRFDSLLRLPRSGSITSRPKSKIVLSVDDHGARGDGMSDDTAIAGSIVAPKDPEAWEGLNPHKWIYFHGVKHLTVEGGGKIDGMGWEWWGRSCKTNATNPCHPAPTAVIFHRCKDLIVRNLRVINSQQMHVAFTNSLRVKASYLRVTAPAASPNTDGIHISASRDVQIEDCIVRTGDDCISIVSNSSWITIRNIICGPGHGISIGSLGKSKSWAEVHDVVVHGALVSNTENGLRIKTWQGGGGSVTNVIFQNAWMENVSHPIIIDQYYCDSFQTCPNQTSAVKVGNISFLGIKGTSTTEKAMIFACSDDAPCEGLYLEDIHLVSHAGGTTRSFCWQAYGSVSGLVYPPPCFSFEDKDSFIKQKAQYGSENVHSF; encoded by the exons ATGAGGAGACGAAAAACACATTTTTCTCGGggacccttcattcttcacgtAAATGTTCTCTTGTTTGTCTGCTCAAACTTCGTTCTTGCCGGGAGATTCGATTCTCTGCTGCGACTACCGCGTTCTGGGTCTATCACGAGCCGGCCCAAATCCAAAATTGTTCTGTCGGTCGACGATCATGGTGCTAGAGGAGATGGTATGAGCGATGATACCGCG ATTGCAGGCAGCATTGTTGCTCCCAAAGATCCTGAAGCCTGGGAAGGATTAAATCCTCATAAATGGATATATTTCCATGGAGTGAAGCACCTTACTGTGGAAGGAGGGGGCAAAATCGATGGAATGGGGTGGGAATGGTGGGGTCGGTCTTGCAAGACAAATGCGActaat CCATGTCATCCTGCTCCAACG GCTGTCATTTTCCATAGATGCAAGGATTTGATTGTGAGGAACCTCAGGGTGATCAACAGTCAGCAGATGCATGTAGCATTTACCAATTCCCTACGGGTTAAAGCATCATACCTCAGAGTGACAGCCCCTGCTGCGAGCCCTAATACTGATGGAATCCATATAAGTGCTTCCCGTGATGTTCAGATCGAGGATTGCATTGTTAGAACAG GTGATGACTGCATCTCTATAGTCAGCAATTCTTCATGGATTACAATCAGAAACATTATCTGTGGGCCAGGACATGGTATTAG TATTGGTAGCTTGGGGAAATCGAAATCTTGGGCAGAGGTTCATGATGTAGTTGTTCACGGAGCGCTTGTGTCCAACACTGAAAATGGTTTGAGGATTAAAACGTGGCAG GGAGGCGGTGGCTCTGTCACCAATGTGATTTTCCAGAATGCGTGGATGGAAAATGTATCACATCCTATAATCATAGATCAGTATTACTGCGATTCTTTTCAGACTTGTCCCAATCAG ACATCGGCTGTTAAAGTGGGAAATATATCATTCTTGGGGATCAAAGGGACATCAACTACTGAGAAAGCTATGATATTTGCCTGCAGCGACGATGCTCCATGTGAAGGGCTATATTTAGAAGACATACATCTTGTTTCCCATGCTGGTGGTACTACAAGATCCTTCTGTTGGCAAGCATACGGCTCTGTGTCCGGTCTAGTATATCCTCCTCCTTGCTTCTCATTTGAAGACAAAGACAGCTTCATTAAACAGAAAGCTCAGTATGGCTCTGAAAATGTTCATTCCTTCTGA